One region of Arvicola amphibius chromosome 3, mArvAmp1.2, whole genome shotgun sequence genomic DNA includes:
- the Poglut3 gene encoding protein O-glucosyltransferase 3 encodes MLRVPRAPLLRLQLALLVAAGAGTRVSAPRSLAWGPGLQAAVVLPVRYFFLQAVDSDGRNLTSSPPGQTQFKVVVKSLSPKESARIYVPKPLDRNDGTFLVRYRMHETVHKGLKVEVLYGGEHVAQSPYILKGPVYHEYCDCPEEDPQAWQETLSCPDTEPQIERDFTAFPSIDLQRMLKEVPKRFGDERGAVVHYTIVNNHIHRRSLGKYTDFKMFSDEILLSLARKVTLPDLEFYINLGDWPLEHRKVNDTPGPIPIISWCGSLDSRDIILPTYDVTHSILEAMRGVTNDLLSVQGNTGPSWINKTEKAFFRGRDSREERLQLVQLSKENPQLLDAGITGYFFFQEKEKELGKAKLMGFFDFFKYKYQVNVDGTVAAYRFPYLMLGDSLVLKQESPYYEHFYVALRPWKHYVPVRRNLSDLLEKVKWAKENDDEAKKIAKEGQLTARDLLQPPRLFCYYYRVLQKYAERQTSKPMIRDGMELVPQPDDATSFCRCHRKMPGREEL; translated from the exons ATGCTCCGCGTCCCGCGGGCCCCGCTGCTGCGGCTGCAGCTCGCCCTGCTGGTGGCCGCGGGGGCCGGGACGCGAGTGAGCGCACCGCGGAGCCTGGCGTGGGGCCCGGGGCTGCAGGCCGCCGTCGTCCTGCCCGTGCGCTACTTCTTCCTGCAGGCGGTGGACTCGGACGGCCGGAACCTCACTAGCTCGCCGCCAG GTCAAACACAATTCAAAGTAGTCGTAAAATCCCTTTCACCGAAAGAGTCAGCCCGAATTTATGTCCCTAAACCTTTGGACAGAAATGATGGGACATTTTTGGTGAGATACAGGATGCACGAGACTGTCCACAAAGGCCTCAAGGTGGAGGTTCTTTATGGTGGTGAACACGTAGCTCAGTCTCCCTATATTTTGAAAG GACCGGTGTATCACGAGTACTGTGACTGCCCAGAAGAGGATCCTCAGGCCTGGCAGGAAACACTGTCTTGTCCAGACACGGAGCCACAGATCGAGCGAGATTTTACTGCCTTCCCCAGCATCGACCTCCAGCGGATGCTGAAGGAAGTCCCCAAAAGATTTGGGGACGAGCGGGGTGCTGTTGTTCATTACACAATTGTCAATAACCACATCCACCGGAGATCCTTGGGGAAATACACAGATTTCAAAATGTTCTCTGATGAAATTTTGCTGTCACTGGCAAGAAAG gtCACCCTCCCAGatttagaattttatattaaCCTTGGAGATTGGCCCTTGGAGCATCGAAAAGTCAATGACACTCCTGGCCCTATACCTATCATTTCCTGGTGCGGCTCCTTGGATTCAAGAGACATTATCCTTCCAACATACGATGTCACCCATTCCATACTTGAAGCAATGAGGGGTGTCACAAATGATCTCCTCTCTGTTCAGGGAAATACAG GGCCTTCCTGGatcaataaaacagagaaagctttCTTCCGAGGTAGAGATAGCCGGGAGGAGAGGCTGCAATTGGTACAGCTGTCCAAAGAAAATCCACAGCTGCTAGATGCAGGAATTACAGgatatttctttttccaagagaaagaaaaagagcttgGAAAAGCCAAGTTGATgggtttctttgatttctttaag TACAAGTACCAGGTGAATGTGGACGGCACGGTGGCTGCTTACAGGTTTCCGTACCTCATGCTGGGGGACAGCCTGGTTCTGAAGCAGGAGTCTCCCTATTATGAACATTTCTATGTGGCGCTAAGGCCTTGGAAACACTACGTTCCCGTTAGAAGAAATCTCAGTGATCTGCTAGAAAAAGTGAAGTGGGCCAAG gAAAACGATGACGAAGCAAAGAAGATTGCGAAAGAAGGGCAGTTAACTGCTAGGGACCTGCTCCAGCCGCCCCGACTTTTCTGTTACTATTACAGAGTGCTGCAG AAATACGCTGAGCGCCAGACCAGCAAGCCCATGATACGTGACGGGATGGAACTTGTTCCCCAGCCGGATGATGCCACATCCTTTTGCCGCTGCCACAGGAAGATGCCTGGGAGGGAAGAGCTTTAA